One genomic region from Verrucomicrobiia bacterium encodes:
- a CDS encoding cellulase family glycosylhydrolase, producing the protein MSSTTTRRSFIAKAGTIAFALSQAAHAADGPKEPAPKVTWAKPILHNYSDYGWLRGFSMVPSWGARIEDAWWLYDGARMREEVMLAKQVHANCIRLWIEFTAWMADPEKVTAHFLDAVKAIDEAGMKTMPCLFNRWHDNHFDYGGTYVDNLFKNWGPQLDYVRALVTPLAKDNRILIWDLCNEPQTGATWAKEMPSEGPKKEQDWLAAIADTVRKCGVQQPITVGTMFGANIEAFADICDVLCGHPYGHTQPALVNQIADLNRLKQKFTKPMLVNECIPGSLNDQVRADTAKYYDELLSKAGFGWMGWALREGKAISTRRDRYDANGINKEGFHPFFTKEGKLRGGLDFLTQKPALRAPWEKS; encoded by the coding sequence ATGTCATCCACCACCACCCGCCGCTCGTTCATCGCCAAGGCGGGAACTATTGCCTTCGCCTTGAGCCAAGCCGCTCATGCTGCCGATGGTCCCAAAGAACCCGCCCCGAAAGTGACGTGGGCCAAACCGATACTGCATAATTATTCCGACTACGGCTGGCTGCGCGGCTTCAGCATGGTGCCTTCTTGGGGCGCACGGATTGAAGACGCGTGGTGGCTCTATGACGGCGCGCGCATGCGTGAAGAGGTGATGCTCGCGAAGCAAGTCCACGCGAACTGCATCCGCCTCTGGATCGAGTTCACCGCGTGGATGGCTGATCCCGAAAAAGTCACCGCGCATTTCCTCGATGCCGTGAAAGCAATCGACGAAGCGGGCATGAAAACGATGCCCTGCCTCTTCAATCGCTGGCACGACAATCATTTCGACTACGGCGGGACGTATGTGGACAACCTCTTTAAAAATTGGGGCCCACAACTCGACTATGTGCGCGCGCTCGTCACGCCGCTCGCGAAGGACAATCGCATTCTGATCTGGGACTTGTGCAACGAACCACAAACCGGTGCGACTTGGGCGAAAGAGATGCCGTCCGAAGGTCCGAAGAAGGAACAGGACTGGCTCGCCGCCATCGCTGACACCGTCCGCAAATGCGGTGTGCAACAGCCCATCACTGTCGGCACGATGTTTGGCGCGAACATCGAGGCGTTCGCGGATATTTGCGATGTCCTCTGTGGTCATCCGTATGGGCACACCCAGCCTGCCTTGGTAAACCAGATCGCCGACTTGAACCGGCTCAAACAAAAATTCACCAAGCCCATGCTGGTGAACGAATGCATCCCCGGCTCACTGAACGATCAAGTTCGTGCGGACACAGCCAAGTATTACGACGAACTGCTCTCGAAAGCGGGCTTCGGCTGGATGGGTTGGGCCTTACGCGAGGGCAAAGCCATCTCCACGCGCCGCGATCGCTACGATGCTAATGGCATCAACAAAGAAGGTTTTCATCCTTTCTTCACGAAGGAAGGCAAGCTGCGCGGCGGCTTGGATTTCCTGACGCAGAAACCCGCCTTACGCGCCCCTTGGGAAAAATCATAA
- a CDS encoding DUF1501 domain-containing protein, with protein MNSDLFNLTRRNFLGRMTGGLTGVALTSLLADDLLGATIANGTDAWKPGQPQFKPKAKQVLHIFCPGAASHVDLWDHKPSLEKYDGKPLPGEENMVSFQGKNGPLMKSPWAFTPAGKSGKMISSMLPHMSKHVDDIAFLHGMASRTNTHGPGCIFMNSGFVREGFPSAGAWTSYALGSLNQNLPTYVAIQDVRGEPPNGKANWSNGFLPADYQAVAMAAQQPLRNLARPSSVSEKEEKATRDFLQTMNREHSMRHPGESELKARMASYELAARMQLTAPEVSDISKEPAHLQQMYGTDSKNPLLAAYARNCLLTRRFLEQGVRYVSLYCASRASAVDGLLNWDAHKTLKADYERHCPIFDQPTAALLTDMKQRGMLEDTLVLWTTEFGRMPTRQDGTDGRDHNPDAFTTWMMGAGIKGGTSYGATDEFGRRSVENVTYVYDFYATVLQLLGLNHEKLTYYHNGAERRLTDVHGHVIEKILT; from the coding sequence ATGAACTCCGATCTCTTCAATCTCACCCGCCGCAATTTCCTCGGCCGCATGACCGGCGGCCTCACCGGTGTCGCGCTCACGAGCCTGCTTGCGGATGATTTGCTCGGTGCGACCATCGCGAATGGGACCGATGCGTGGAAGCCCGGCCAGCCGCAGTTCAAGCCCAAGGCCAAGCAAGTCCTGCACATCTTTTGCCCCGGCGCGGCCTCGCACGTGGACCTCTGGGATCACAAACCATCGCTGGAGAAATACGATGGTAAGCCCTTGCCCGGTGAAGAAAACATGGTGAGCTTCCAAGGCAAGAATGGCCCGTTGATGAAATCGCCGTGGGCCTTCACGCCCGCTGGCAAGAGCGGCAAGATGATCTCCTCCATGCTCCCGCACATGAGCAAGCATGTGGACGACATCGCGTTCCTGCACGGCATGGCTTCCCGCACGAACACGCACGGCCCCGGCTGCATCTTCATGAACAGCGGCTTCGTGCGTGAAGGTTTTCCCAGTGCCGGTGCGTGGACCAGTTACGCCCTCGGCAGCTTGAATCAAAACCTGCCCACGTATGTCGCCATCCAGGACGTGCGCGGTGAACCGCCGAATGGCAAAGCGAATTGGTCGAACGGTTTTCTGCCCGCCGATTACCAAGCCGTGGCGATGGCTGCCCAGCAACCGCTTCGCAATCTCGCCCGCCCCTCTTCGGTCTCTGAGAAAGAAGAAAAGGCCACGCGCGATTTCCTGCAAACGATGAATCGCGAGCATTCAATGCGTCATCCCGGCGAGAGCGAATTGAAAGCGCGCATGGCCTCCTACGAGCTCGCCGCCCGCATGCAACTCACCGCCCCGGAAGTGTCCGACATCTCGAAAGAACCCGCGCATCTCCAGCAGATGTACGGCACAGACAGCAAGAATCCCTTGCTCGCCGCTTATGCGCGGAATTGCCTGCTCACCCGCCGCTTCCTCGAACAAGGTGTGCGCTACGTGAGCCTCTACTGCGCCTCCCGCGCCTCCGCCGTCGATGGCCTGCTGAACTGGGACGCGCACAAAACCTTGAAGGCCGATTACGAACGTCACTGCCCGATCTTCGATCAACCTACCGCTGCCCTGCTCACAGACATGAAACAGCGCGGCATGTTGGAAGACACGCTCGTGCTCTGGACCACTGAGTTCGGTCGCATGCCCACACGCCAGGACGGCACCGATGGTCGCGATCACAATCCCGACGCCTTCACCACCTGGATGATGGGCGCAGGCATCAAGGGCGGCACCAGCTACGGCGCCACCGATGAGTTTGGTCGTCGCTCCGTGGAGAA